In Fodinibius saliphilus, a genomic segment contains:
- a CDS encoding SusC/RagA family TonB-linked outer membrane protein — translation MLRKLLSTAIFTFCFAAMSIAQSGSVTGTVTDASSGETLPGVNVVVTEINQGASTDTEGNFTIRNIPEGTYTLKASFIGYKEYTQQIQIEAGEQLVQDITLSSSVVGLDEVVVSALGFEEQADEQGVSSSKVGGDDIASSGETDIVAGLAGKAAGVNITSTGGDPGAASRIVIRGANTITGSNSPLFVIDGVPVYNSTVGSGVAGVQQQSRLTDLNTEDIESVQVLKGPSASALWGSRASNGVVIIETKSGERTEGNKVNVSVKSEVSYDVINKNVDLQRSYGQGFGGSFIPGTPFSWGDKIADRPGGDDVEDLSNGNAYFGPDGQKHGLITQKNSKKTYDHAGEIFENGLKLDNTVAVSGGGDNGTFRLSVGNLSQDGIILSNSDLDRTTFNASAQRYWDKFSAKVTANYTNTSSNRVQQGSNISGLLLGAYRTSPDFNQRPHTVDYINPDGSITPDKHRGYRNPVASGQTPIYNNPLWTIENVINETKVRRFQGSTELQFDPTNWLNFTHRLGVDTYTDRRYSVFPTYDSSNPTGSLTEETLSEYQVNSDLIAKASHTLNEDFSGSLLVGWNMNHREFDNVGATSTDIILRGFNRDVSNYNSKNPFQSRSTVRTSALYGVLNVNAYDMFFFEATGRSESASTFGEDSDGTFFYPSASLAWQFTELDALSDNDILSFGKLRVSYGEAGTQPPVYETSTTFFQGAFTSSWGDGLNPAEYGGGFARSFEAGNPNLKVERTTEIEFGTDLRFFNDRITLNLTRYMTETTDAILGVDRAPSTGFSSQIANAASIENKGLEAELNIEVVRSQDFNWAVNGTWSKNVSEVTSLAGADEVGLAGFTSATSSALVGEEYGVFFGNAWARNSDGSLALDSNGFPTAAAEQKIIGNPNPDWRAGIRNTLTFKDLRFSFLVDIKQGGDVWNGTKGALSFFGIHGSQDWETTADQDLTAWDGSTITSGTTFRGYVEDFGAGPVAVTDVAHYSGPFSGFTGPAEPFIEDGGYVRLREVALSYSFNGQGLRDFTGLKSIDVSARGRNLLLFTDYTGIDPETNLTGPSNGFGLDYFNNPSTKSYIFSIRVNY, via the coding sequence ATGCTTAGAAAGTTACTTTCTACGGCAATATTTACTTTTTGTTTTGCGGCTATGTCTATAGCTCAAAGCGGATCGGTGACAGGTACTGTAACCGATGCCAGCTCAGGAGAAACCCTGCCTGGCGTAAATGTTGTTGTAACTGAAATTAATCAGGGAGCTTCTACTGATACTGAAGGCAATTTCACTATCAGAAACATCCCTGAAGGTACTTACACGCTTAAAGCTTCTTTTATTGGGTATAAAGAGTATACCCAGCAAATTCAGATTGAAGCTGGAGAGCAGTTAGTTCAAGATATTACGCTATCTTCTAGCGTAGTTGGTTTGGATGAAGTTGTAGTTAGTGCTCTTGGATTTGAAGAGCAAGCTGATGAACAGGGTGTTTCTTCCTCTAAGGTTGGAGGTGATGATATCGCCAGTTCAGGAGAAACAGACATTGTTGCTGGCCTAGCAGGAAAAGCAGCAGGTGTTAATATTACTAGTACTGGTGGTGACCCCGGTGCTGCTTCTCGAATTGTTATCCGTGGTGCAAATACCATTACTGGTAGTAACTCGCCATTGTTTGTTATAGATGGTGTGCCTGTTTATAACTCTACTGTTGGCTCAGGCGTTGCCGGTGTTCAGCAGCAATCTCGTCTTACTGACTTGAACACAGAAGACATCGAGTCTGTTCAGGTTCTTAAAGGTCCTTCTGCTTCTGCACTATGGGGATCCAGAGCCTCTAATGGTGTTGTCATTATTGAAACCAAAAGTGGAGAAAGAACTGAAGGTAACAAAGTTAATGTCAGTGTTAAGTCTGAAGTTTCATATGATGTAATCAACAAAAATGTTGATCTGCAGCGTTCTTATGGACAAGGCTTTGGTGGTTCATTTATACCAGGAACTCCATTCTCTTGGGGAGATAAAATTGCAGATCGTCCAGGTGGCGATGATGTGGAAGATCTTTCTAACGGAAATGCATATTTTGGACCTGATGGACAAAAGCACGGTCTTATCACCCAGAAGAATTCCAAGAAGACCTATGACCATGCAGGCGAAATATTTGAAAATGGTCTAAAGCTAGATAATACTGTAGCTGTTAGCGGTGGTGGAGATAACGGAACATTTCGTTTAAGTGTCGGTAATCTTTCCCAAGACGGTATTATTCTGAGTAATAGTGACCTTGACCGTACAACATTTAATGCTTCTGCACAGCGATATTGGGATAAGTTTTCTGCAAAAGTAACTGCAAATTATACAAACACTTCTTCTAATCGTGTGCAGCAGGGATCAAATATTTCTGGTCTGCTCTTAGGAGCTTACCGAACTTCTCCAGATTTTAACCAACGGCCACATACCGTTGATTATATTAATCCGGATGGTAGTATTACTCCAGACAAGCACAGAGGATATAGAAATCCTGTAGCATCGGGTCAAACACCTATTTATAATAACCCACTTTGGACCATTGAGAATGTGATCAATGAAACTAAGGTGCGTCGTTTCCAAGGTAGTACAGAGTTACAGTTCGATCCAACAAACTGGTTGAACTTTACTCACCGATTAGGAGTTGATACATATACTGATCGCAGATATTCAGTATTCCCAACTTATGACTCTAGCAATCCTACCGGTTCTTTAACAGAGGAAACTCTTTCTGAGTACCAGGTTAATTCAGACTTGATTGCAAAAGCGTCACATACTCTGAATGAAGATTTCTCAGGTTCCTTACTTGTAGGGTGGAACATGAACCATCGTGAGTTTGATAATGTCGGAGCTACTTCAACAGATATCATTCTGCGAGGGTTTAACCGAGATGTGTCAAATTATAATAGCAAGAATCCATTTCAGAGTAGAAGCACAGTCCGTACTTCTGCACTCTACGGTGTTCTTAATGTTAATGCTTATGACATGTTCTTCTTTGAAGCTACAGGAAGAAGTGAGAGTGCGTCAACATTTGGTGAAGACAGTGATGGAACATTTTTCTATCCATCAGCTAGTTTAGCATGGCAATTTACTGAGCTGGATGCGTTAAGTGATAACGATATACTCAGCTTTGGTAAACTTCGAGTCTCTTATGGTGAAGCTGGTACACAGCCACCAGTATATGAGACCTCTACTACCTTTTTCCAAGGTGCGTTCACCAGTAGTTGGGGTGATGGACTAAACCCTGCTGAATATGGCGGTGGTTTTGCTCGATCGTTTGAAGCGGGTAACCCGAACTTAAAAGTTGAGCGTACTACAGAGATCGAGTTCGGTACTGATTTACGCTTCTTCAATGATCGTATCACGTTGAATCTGACACGCTATATGACAGAAACAACAGATGCGATTCTCGGTGTTGATCGTGCGCCTTCTACTGGTTTTAGTAGCCAGATTGCAAATGCAGCTTCAATTGAAAACAAAGGGCTTGAAGCAGAGCTTAATATTGAAGTTGTCCGTTCTCAAGACTTCAACTGGGCTGTTAATGGTACATGGTCTAAAAATGTAAGTGAGGTAACATCATTGGCTGGTGCTGATGAAGTTGGACTCGCTGGATTTACCAGTGCTACTTCTTCCGCTCTTGTTGGTGAAGAATACGGAGTGTTCTTTGGTAATGCATGGGCCCGTAATTCTGATGGAAGCTTAGCTTTAGATAGCAACGGGTTCCCAACAGCAGCTGCAGAACAGAAAATTATTGGTAATCCAAATCCTGACTGGAGAGCTGGTATTCGTAATACCCTCACCTTTAAAGATCTCCGCTTCAGCTTCTTAGTTGATATTAAGCAAGGTGGTGATGTTTGGAATGGTACAAAAGGTGCTCTTAGCTTCTTCGGTATTCATGGATCCCAAGATTGGGAAACAACTGCTGACCAAGATCTCACAGCATGGGATGGAAGTACCATTACTTCTGGAACAACGTTCCGTGGTTATGTTGAAGATTTCGGAGCTGGTCCTGTTGCAGTTACAGACGTAGCTCATTATTCTGGACCTTTCTCTGGCTTTACTGGACCTGCTGAGCCGTTTATTGAAGATGGCGGTTATGTTAGATTACGTGAGGTAGCCTTAAGTTACAGTTTCAATGGACAAGGCTTACGTGACTTCACAGGCTTGAAATCTATTGATGTCAGTGCAAGAGGTAGAAACCTTCTGCTATTTACTGATTACACAGGTATCGATCCTGAGACAAACTTGACAGGTCCTTCAAACGGATTCGGGCTTGATTATTTTAATAACCCAAGTACTAAATCCTATATCTTCAGCATAAGGGTTAATTATTAA
- a CDS encoding sodium:solute symporter family protein — protein MHWIDLTIMGCYMVAMLGFGVFFLQRNEGADDYYVGGRNMSSLHIGLSVVATDVGGGFSIGLGGLGFVLGVSGSWMLFTGLLGAWLAAVFLIPKVKGNKVFDKALTFPEVFKYYFNPQVALVAGIISAIGYAGFTSSQILAGAKLATGTFADLDLNTALIIMGSVAVIYTVMGGLKAVIYTDTIQWAILMVGLVFIGIPISYYAVGGWEAIKAAVDPAMLTMTNISWQNVVDWAVTIIPIWFVGMTLYQRIYACNDEETAKKAWYLAGVFEWPIMAFMGVLLGLFAKVAFTQGMFDYLGVPETLANYDSEKGLPMLLRTVLPVGLMGIMMSAYFSAILSTADSCLMAASGNVVSDIIGYFREVDPDSNDFLRFSQITTLILGALALLIATSMTNVLDLMLYSYAFMVSGLFVPIIGALYWPKSSSIGAIAAMVFGGSTTVCLEVAFEQLPAGLDGNVFGITVSAIVFIAVSLLFPDEKSETGQKLNAEEVKEMETINT, from the coding sequence ATGCATTGGATCGACCTGACGATTATGGGTTGCTACATGGTAGCCATGTTGGGTTTTGGAGTATTCTTTTTACAGCGAAATGAGGGCGCCGACGATTATTATGTAGGCGGCCGTAATATGAGTAGCCTTCACATTGGGTTATCCGTTGTAGCTACCGATGTTGGTGGTGGGTTCTCCATTGGGCTTGGCGGACTTGGTTTCGTGTTAGGAGTCTCCGGGTCATGGATGCTATTTACAGGATTGCTGGGTGCTTGGCTAGCTGCAGTATTTCTTATTCCAAAAGTAAAAGGAAACAAGGTTTTCGATAAGGCTTTAACCTTCCCCGAAGTCTTTAAGTATTATTTCAATCCACAGGTAGCATTAGTCGCAGGTATAATATCTGCTATTGGCTATGCAGGTTTTACCAGTTCGCAAATTTTGGCAGGTGCTAAACTAGCTACTGGCACATTTGCAGATCTGGATCTTAATACGGCCCTCATTATCATGGGGTCAGTGGCGGTAATTTATACCGTGATGGGAGGTCTCAAAGCCGTTATCTACACCGATACTATTCAATGGGCAATACTAATGGTTGGACTTGTATTTATTGGTATTCCTATTTCGTATTACGCCGTAGGGGGCTGGGAGGCCATAAAAGCAGCTGTAGATCCGGCAATGCTGACGATGACAAATATTAGCTGGCAGAATGTAGTGGATTGGGCGGTAACCATTATTCCAATCTGGTTTGTAGGGATGACCCTATACCAACGAATATATGCATGTAATGATGAAGAAACGGCTAAAAAAGCGTGGTATTTAGCAGGTGTGTTTGAATGGCCTATTATGGCGTTTATGGGAGTGTTGTTAGGCTTGTTTGCCAAAGTTGCTTTTACACAAGGTATGTTCGATTATTTAGGAGTACCCGAAACTTTAGCAAATTATGATAGTGAAAAAGGCTTACCCATGTTGTTGCGTACCGTACTACCGGTAGGACTCATGGGGATTATGATGAGTGCTTATTTCTCAGCGATTCTTTCTACAGCTGATAGTTGCCTAATGGCGGCATCCGGAAATGTAGTATCAGATATTATAGGGTATTTCCGAGAAGTGGACCCTGACAGTAATGATTTTTTACGGTTTTCACAGATTACGACATTAATTCTAGGAGCACTTGCACTACTCATTGCAACCTCTATGACCAATGTTTTAGACTTAATGTTGTATTCATACGCATTTATGGTATCGGGACTGTTTGTCCCAATAATAGGGGCCCTGTATTGGCCGAAAAGCAGTAGTATAGGAGCTATTGCAGCGATGGTATTTGGTGGATCTACCACAGTTTGTTTAGAGGTTGCTTTTGAACAATTACCGGCTGGTTTGGATGGTAATGTATTTGGAATTACCGTTTCCGCCATCGTGTTCATTGCAGTATCTTTACTATTCCCTGATGAAAAAAGTGAAACAGGGCAGAAATTAAATGCAGAAGAAGTAAAAGAAATGGAAACAATTAATACTTAA
- a CDS encoding peptidoglycan DD-metalloendopeptidase family protein, producing MVNFSDYQFAKVMDYPEDSDELYLFDFSKGYDADFIRKKGWGIGRYDEYRTNMYETSLFKNERNLHIGIDIWAEAGEPIYNVYDGTVEYIRDNDNPGDYGPTIVMKHKFAEGMLYVLYGHLSEASLQMVSKGDQIPKGRKIATLGTPDVNGGWAPHLHFQLSVIDPGKADMPGVVAPEDRDQALEQYPDPRLVLGKLY from the coding sequence ATGGTCAACTTTTCTGATTACCAATTTGCCAAGGTCATGGATTATCCTGAAGATTCGGATGAACTATATCTTTTTGATTTTTCAAAAGGATATGACGCTGATTTTATTCGAAAAAAGGGATGGGGTATTGGTCGGTACGATGAGTATCGTACTAATATGTATGAGACTTCCCTTTTTAAGAATGAACGGAACCTTCATATTGGTATCGATATTTGGGCCGAGGCTGGCGAACCAATCTATAATGTATATGATGGAACGGTAGAATATATCCGGGATAACGACAATCCCGGGGATTATGGGCCTACAATCGTCATGAAGCATAAATTTGCTGAAGGGATGCTTTATGTTTTGTATGGCCATTTATCTGAAGCGTCTCTGCAGATGGTATCAAAAGGAGACCAGATCCCCAAAGGGCGAAAGATTGCGACCTTGGGCACTCCTGATGTGAATGGAGGTTGGGCCCCGCACTTACATTTCCAGCTTTCGGTAATTGATCCTGGTAAAGCAGATATGCCGGGAGTGGTAGCCCCGGAAGACCGTGACCAAGCCTTAGAGCAATATCCTGACCCGCGGCTGGTATTGGGAAAATTATATTGA
- a CDS encoding bactofilin family protein, with protein sequence MSSNVVFIEKGTSFTGTLTAPRVVVEGEVKGDIMASDSVYIKSSGSVRGTIRTQKLLCEKGGTHNGFILLNEEVSSTHNKVSSF encoded by the coding sequence ATGAGTTCTAATGTGGTTTTTATTGAGAAAGGAACGTCTTTCACCGGCACATTAACAGCCCCCCGTGTTGTTGTTGAAGGGGAGGTGAAAGGTGATATCATGGCTTCAGATAGCGTTTATATAAAAAGTAGTGGTAGTGTAAGGGGTACTATACGCACACAAAAATTGCTTTGTGAAAAAGGAGGAACTCATAATGGCTTTATTTTATTAAATGAGGAGGTTTCTAGTACTCACAATAAAGTTTCTTCTTTTTAA
- a CDS encoding GNAT family N-acetyltransferase: MIELDIIESDIENPTPFSREDIANFLYEHLDEFGDEKKHILSCIGYAYGDDEGQDGFILVAHEDEKILGAVIINHTNMGGFIPEHILVYIAVHGDSRGQGLGKQLMEKIIEKTEGDIALHVEKDNPAVHLYEKYGFTNKYLEMRLKK; this comes from the coding sequence ATGATAGAATTAGATATAATAGAATCCGATATTGAAAATCCGACTCCTTTTAGTCGGGAAGATATCGCTAATTTTCTATATGAACATTTAGATGAGTTTGGGGATGAAAAAAAGCACATATTGTCTTGCATAGGTTATGCTTATGGAGATGATGAAGGACAGGATGGTTTTATTCTGGTAGCTCATGAAGATGAAAAGATTCTGGGGGCTGTAATCATTAATCACACGAATATGGGAGGCTTTATTCCTGAACATATTTTAGTATATATTGCAGTACACGGAGATTCCCGTGGGCAAGGGCTTGGAAAACAGCTGATGGAAAAGATTATTGAAAAAACGGAGGGAGATATTGCACTGCACGTAGAAAAAGATAACCCCGCCGTACATCTGTATGAAAAATACGGGTTCACAAATAAGTATCTCGAAATGCGACTTAAGAAATAG
- the alr gene encoding alanine racemase: MKDDLYPSRLELDKSSYETNISFLRDYIGRDVIFSSVIKGNAYGHGIKDFVPMAEDCGVRHFSVFSSDEARQACRARNHDSHVMIMGMINNKALGWAIENDVSFFIFELDRLKAAINEAQRIQKPARVHLHLETGMNRLGLEEDEFEDTVRIIKENREYLQLDGICTHYAGAESVGNYVRIQEQIENFKEYSSWFREQGIDAKHHHTACSASALNYPETIMDMVRIGIAQYGFWPNRETYMNFVKKHPDVNAKHKDPLERVLAWKSEIMSTKKVPAGEFVGYGNTYLTSREQKIASVPIGYAHGFGRNLTNVGIVLVNGERAPVAGLVNMNLLTIDITDIPNVKKGDEVVIIGKQEDQEMTVASFSEMRNFMNYEVLVQIPSGLPREIV; the protein is encoded by the coding sequence ATGAAAGACGACTTATATCCATCCCGATTAGAATTAGATAAATCTTCTTATGAAACGAATATTTCTTTTTTGCGGGATTATATCGGCCGTGATGTTATCTTTAGTTCCGTGATTAAAGGCAATGCCTATGGTCACGGGATCAAAGATTTTGTGCCTATGGCAGAAGATTGTGGAGTTCGGCATTTTTCGGTTTTTAGCTCTGACGAAGCCCGCCAGGCATGTCGTGCACGAAATCATGACAGCCATGTTATGATTATGGGAATGATAAATAACAAAGCACTGGGATGGGCTATAGAGAATGACGTATCTTTTTTCATTTTTGAATTGGATCGTCTCAAGGCTGCGATTAATGAAGCTCAACGTATACAAAAGCCGGCCAGAGTTCACCTGCACCTGGAAACTGGAATGAATCGTTTGGGACTTGAAGAAGATGAGTTTGAGGATACCGTCCGTATTATTAAAGAGAATAGGGAGTATCTGCAACTGGATGGAATTTGCACTCATTATGCCGGTGCCGAAAGTGTAGGGAATTATGTGAGGATACAGGAGCAGATTGAAAACTTTAAAGAGTATTCTTCTTGGTTTCGGGAGCAGGGAATAGATGCCAAACATCATCATACTGCATGTTCTGCTTCAGCCCTGAACTATCCCGAGACCATTATGGATATGGTGCGCATTGGGATTGCTCAATATGGTTTTTGGCCCAATCGGGAGACCTACATGAACTTTGTGAAGAAACATCCCGATGTTAATGCCAAACACAAAGATCCACTGGAAAGAGTACTGGCATGGAAAAGTGAAATTATGAGTACCAAAAAAGTGCCTGCCGGTGAATTCGTAGGATACGGCAATACCTATTTAACCAGCAGGGAGCAAAAGATAGCATCTGTTCCGATAGGTTATGCTCATGGATTTGGGCGTAATCTGACAAATGTGGGTATTGTTTTAGTTAACGGTGAACGAGCGCCGGTAGCTGGACTTGTAAATATGAATTTGCTAACTATAGATATTACTGATATCCCGAATGTGAAGAAGGGAGACGAAGTAGTAATTATTGGCAAGCAGGAAGATCAGGAGATGACCGTGGCTTCATTCAGTGAAATGAGGAATTTTATGAACTATGAAGTATTAGTACAGATTCCTTCTGGATTACCTCGAGAAATAGTTTAA
- a CDS encoding amidohydrolase yields the protein MPINIEKYLDELIDLRHRLHAIAELSNEEDETSSEIVKYLKSTSPDRIQTDIGGQGVLATYESGNEGPHLLLRCELDALPIPDVNDTEYQSKTEGVGHKCGHDGHMAILCGVAKLLQDEPPETGKVTLLFQPAEETGEGARRVLDDPKFQEYAPDYCFALHNLPGFKKNQIIIREDVFAAASVGMEVNFKGATAHAAHPEQGRSPALAMAQVVQAFSAAPQFYSPLEKAAKVTVINARLGERAFGTSPGDATVLATLRTYDEALLEKLKENCLEIAEQTAQTYSLAVNHEWVEPFPATKNSKEATQAIISATEKLDYEMVKKEHPFSWSEDFGHFTNEIGGAMFGVGIGTDHPSLHAENYDFEDDVIATASKLFIQIIKDLSKEK from the coding sequence ATGCCTATCAATATTGAAAAATATCTCGACGAATTAATTGATCTGCGCCACCGGCTTCATGCTATAGCAGAGCTGTCGAATGAAGAAGATGAAACGAGCTCTGAAATTGTGAAGTATCTTAAAAGTACATCGCCTGATCGCATTCAAACAGATATTGGTGGGCAGGGGGTCTTGGCTACCTACGAGAGCGGTAATGAAGGGCCACACCTGTTACTTCGTTGCGAATTGGATGCGCTGCCAATCCCAGATGTAAATGACACTGAATATCAATCTAAAACAGAAGGAGTAGGCCATAAATGTGGTCACGATGGGCATATGGCTATTCTCTGTGGTGTAGCTAAGCTACTGCAAGATGAGCCGCCGGAAACAGGTAAGGTGACGCTACTATTTCAGCCGGCCGAAGAAACCGGAGAAGGGGCACGGCGCGTGCTCGATGATCCTAAATTTCAAGAATATGCTCCAGACTACTGTTTCGCTCTCCACAACCTGCCGGGTTTCAAAAAGAATCAGATTATTATACGTGAAGATGTTTTTGCAGCTGCATCGGTTGGGATGGAGGTCAATTTTAAAGGGGCTACCGCACATGCGGCACATCCCGAACAAGGGCGAAGTCCCGCTCTTGCTATGGCACAGGTTGTACAGGCCTTTTCAGCAGCGCCACAGTTTTATAGTCCTTTAGAGAAGGCGGCCAAAGTAACGGTTATCAATGCAAGGCTGGGAGAACGAGCTTTCGGCACTTCGCCCGGGGACGCAACTGTGCTGGCAACGTTGCGAACCTATGATGAAGCCCTGCTGGAGAAACTCAAAGAGAACTGTTTGGAAATCGCTGAACAAACAGCCCAAACGTATTCTTTGGCAGTAAATCATGAGTGGGTAGAACCATTTCCGGCAACGAAGAATTCAAAAGAAGCGACCCAAGCAATTATTTCTGCTACTGAAAAACTGGATTATGAAATGGTTAAAAAGGAACATCCGTTTAGTTGGTCCGAAGATTTTGGCCATTTTACCAATGAAATAGGCGGCGCAATGTTTGGAGTCGGTATTGGAACGGATCACCCATCATTACATGCCGAAAATTATGATTTTGAAGATGATGTAATTGCTACAGCCAGTAAATTATTTATACAAATTATCAAAGATCTGAGCAAAGAAAAGTAA
- a CDS encoding alanine racemase yields the protein MAYLKLYRNKLRDNYNYLDQLFKKNDIKWGITTKLLCGHEEYLEEVAALGIGDMLDSRISNLKKIKEIDPDTLTTYIKPPPKDIIDSVVKYADISLNTELSTLHALSEEAQRQDKVHKVIVMIELGDLREGVIRENLIDFYEKVFKLPNIEVIGIGANLNCMHGVMPDEDKLIQLSLYKQIIELRFDKNIPLVSGGTTVTIPLLLRNQLPKGINHFRVGEALFFGKNLFTDGTIEGMHNDVLELYSQVIEIAEKPKVPSGELGMNPQGEVAEIDEDQLGETSYRAILDIGYLDINPDHLINIEGDVKIADASSDMLILDVGENEAGYEVGDFIRFRMKYMGALGIMNSDYIDKIVE from the coding sequence ATGGCCTATTTAAAACTGTATCGTAATAAGTTACGTGATAATTACAACTATTTAGATCAACTGTTCAAAAAGAATGATATCAAGTGGGGGATAACCACGAAACTTCTTTGCGGGCACGAAGAGTATCTGGAGGAGGTCGCTGCTTTGGGGATAGGGGATATGCTCGATTCTCGTATCAGCAACCTCAAGAAAATCAAAGAGATCGACCCGGATACGCTCACCACCTATATTAAGCCTCCTCCCAAAGATATTATCGATTCGGTGGTTAAGTATGCCGACATTAGCTTAAATACGGAACTGTCGACCCTGCATGCACTCTCCGAAGAAGCGCAACGGCAGGATAAGGTTCATAAAGTTATTGTAATGATTGAGCTGGGTGACCTGCGTGAAGGGGTTATTCGCGAAAACCTGATTGACTTCTATGAGAAGGTCTTTAAGTTACCCAATATTGAAGTTATAGGAATAGGGGCTAACCTAAACTGTATGCACGGAGTAATGCCGGATGAGGATAAGCTTATTCAGTTGTCGCTCTATAAACAGATTATTGAGCTGCGGTTTGATAAAAATATTCCGTTGGTTTCGGGCGGAACTACCGTTACTATTCCGTTATTGCTACGTAATCAGCTTCCCAAAGGAATTAACCACTTTCGAGTAGGAGAAGCACTCTTTTTCGGGAAGAATCTATTCACCGATGGTACTATCGAAGGCATGCATAACGATGTGCTGGAGCTCTATTCGCAAGTAATAGAGATTGCTGAAAAGCCCAAAGTGCCGAGTGGTGAACTGGGAATGAATCCACAGGGAGAAGTAGCCGAAATTGATGAAGATCAGCTTGGCGAAACCTCATATCGTGCTATCTTGGATATTGGATATCTGGATATTAATCCCGACCACCTCATTAATATTGAAGGTGATGTAAAAATTGCTGATGCCAGCTCCGATATGTTAATTTTGGATGTAGGCGAAAATGAGGCCGGTTATGAAGTGGGCGACTTTATTCGTTTCCGAATGAAATATATGGGAGCTCTCGGAATTATGAATTCCGATTACATCGATAAAATTGTAGAGTAA
- a CDS encoding GWxTD domain-containing protein: MYLRKNRLLLFIIPVLAIIISSCSSSRETNVKHGSGYNFKAGYPEFRMSAFGFVDENESTQLKVTTQLIKGSLIYKQQDDSLIARVSISIKIIDTDNPNNIISEKHVKQKITTKNEQINSSRESVKSEFTFPVSPSNYKTIVTVTDLNSSKKISQEANTYIPETKKGAYSLSSIQMYGKEIGETSWKQINTYDVKGKIDSLRFVFQIISPRSKKKMRLNSRLLRFDSDTSYTRPMHHSNYSPSAIEYKGIDYDKETELQSNRRVLNDYKSIFIEYKFETQERGNYRFEVTAQKGNQEEIYKGRDFGVKSKNYPAIQSVRELAKPLIYLMGEKDHKELMQISDNDSLKKEMDRFWLKNVGNAQKARSVIRLYYQRVEEANKQFSNFKEGWKTDPGMIYILFGSPWYTENHLKSLTWYYSYNHQDPDYTFNFFQPKLKNKYYPFTHYLLQRTNNYYTVQYMQRQLWLTGQILTRQL, translated from the coding sequence ATGTACCTCCGCAAAAATAGATTACTCTTATTTATAATTCCCGTTTTAGCAATTATAATAAGTTCTTGTTCTTCAAGTCGAGAAACAAATGTTAAACATGGTTCTGGTTATAACTTTAAAGCTGGATACCCTGAATTTCGAATGTCTGCCTTTGGGTTTGTTGACGAAAATGAGTCTACCCAATTAAAAGTAACAACTCAATTAATTAAGGGTAGCCTAATTTATAAACAACAGGATGATTCTCTTATAGCCCGTGTTTCCATTAGTATTAAAATAATTGATACGGATAACCCCAATAATATTATTTCCGAAAAGCATGTTAAACAGAAAATTACTACGAAAAATGAACAGATCAACTCTTCCCGCGAATCTGTTAAATCAGAATTTACTTTCCCGGTATCCCCTAGCAATTATAAGACTATTGTTACTGTAACAGACTTAAATTCAAGTAAAAAAATATCGCAAGAGGCAAATACTTACATTCCAGAAACAAAAAAAGGGGCATACTCCCTATCATCCATTCAAATGTATGGTAAAGAAATTGGAGAAACTAGCTGGAAGCAAATAAATACCTATGACGTCAAAGGGAAAATAGATTCGCTCCGTTTTGTGTTTCAAATTATTAGCCCGCGCTCCAAAAAAAAGATGCGTTTAAACTCTCGCCTTTTGCGCTTTGACTCTGATACCAGCTATACCCGACCTATGCACCACTCAAATTACAGCCCCTCGGCTATTGAGTATAAAGGAATTGACTATGACAAAGAAACTGAATTACAATCGAACAGAAGAGTTTTAAATGATTACAAGAGTATCTTTATTGAATATAAATTCGAAACCCAAGAAAGGGGCAACTACCGTTTTGAAGTAACAGCTCAAAAAGGAAATCAGGAAGAAATTTATAAGGGGCGGGACTTTGGAGTTAAAAGCAAGAATTATCCTGCTATTCAATCAGTAAGAGAGCTTGCTAAGCCTCTCATTTACCTTATGGGTGAAAAAGATCATAAAGAGCTCATGCAAATATCAGATAACGATTCCCTAAAAAAAGAGATGGATCGTTTTTGGTTAAAAAACGTTGGCAATGCTCAAAAAGCAAGAAGTGTAATTAGACTATATTACCAACGAGTCGAAGAAGCTAATAAACAGTTTTCTAACTTTAAAGAGGGCTGGAAAACTGATCCTGGAATGATCTACATCTTATTTGGTTCTCCCTGGTATACTGAAAACCATCTTAAATCTTTGACTTGGTATTATTCATATAACCACCAAGATCCCGATTATACTTTTAACTTTTTTCAACCCAAATTAAAAAATAAGTATTATCCTTTCACCCACTACTTGTTACAGCGAACGAATAATTATTATACGGTTCAGTATATGCAACGACAACTCTGGTTAACAGGCCAAATATTAACTCGCCAGCTATAG